From the genome of Ziziphus jujuba cultivar Dongzao chromosome 4, ASM3175591v1:
ATTTTGAAAGATAAATGGAGTCCTGCCCTTCAAATCCGAACAGTATTGCTGAGGTGATGTCTTGTGCCCCACCataaatcaaaagaaaattatctgtttacgattttttttttttcttgatctgTATGAGTCTTTGTTTTCTTACTCAAGATCTCAAAAAACTAACTTATATGGTGGAGAAAAAGATTTCACTTTTATAATAGTTGGTTTTTGGTCATAATCTGTTAAAATGATTATATCATGGTTTGTTGGAACAGTATCCAAGCTCTTTTGAGTGCTCCTAACCCTGATGATCCACTTTCTGAGAACATCGCAAAACACTGGAAAACCAATGAAGCTGAAGCTGTTGAGACAGGTAAATTTCACCCCTGTTGGTTTAGATCAAGATACTAGTCATGTAGCCTACTTAGTAACTGAATCAGAATTTTTTAATGTGGGGGGTCAAACTATGTAAAAATGTTAATAGCagaatttttatctaattagaAAATGAATGACATCTATAGCCAGCCAAAGCAATAGCTAGAATTATGTGTAAACTTTTATTATCAGACATttaagatgaaccaaaatttgGCAAATAATATGAACAATGTTCTCGTGTCTAGTTCAAACATGCACAACAAGGGAAATAATTAGTAGAGAGCTCTAAAatgatgaaattaattaaatttagattgTACATTATACCTTGAGGAGCATGGAACTGGAACTGCAATATGTTTTGAGCTGCCAGGTAATTATGCGGGTTCTAGTTCTTGGTTCCTCCTGATGGTTGCTGGGAAAATTAAACAGATTACTGCAATTGCATCAAGAGTTCAACATGTGCATCTTCCTTGTACTTGATGAATTGAAACTAATGTCAGTATCCTTAGAATTTCCTATAAAAGATATttctgtaattatttttttcatattggaaTAATGCAGCTAAGGAATGGACCCGTTTATATGCAAGTGGTGAATGACCCCAGGTGGCCTGTTGCTCAAAGTGATGGTTTCTTTCTCGTGTTAAACTAAATTTGTTGTCTATGAACCTAAAGCATACAAACTTAAGAACACATATTTGAGAGTCCTTTAATTATTAGGGTAAAGGGTCATAATCCTTTCCTCAATGGGCAAGCTTCAGATATGTATGATTAGATAGAAATTTATCTTATTCTAATGTAGTCTCTCATCTGACTTCATAGAACTTGTCAATGTGAAAATTTCTCTGGCTggcttttgtttatttaatgcTGGAAATGTTAATCTTTGGTGGGATGTTGTGCATTTCTGATGATCTTTGCACTATGGGTAGGTTCTTTGGGTATTAATCGTGTACCCTTTTTTGGATATAATATGAACTAGCAGTATAACTTATACgcatatatttacttttatgaaatgattaatACGTGGACTCTATGACTACTAGCTGAACTAAATCTGCTTTGTGGATTGGGAATGATTCATTTTTAACATTGATATTAGTTTCTTTTCGCAATGATTCGAAATCTGTTTTGTGGATTGGGAATGATTCATTTTTAACATTGgtattaattttttcagcaaccatttagtttttgatttttgatgtGTAGTTGTTGAttggtttttccttttcaaaaaaaaaaaaaataaggggggggggggggggggggggggggtggtgtgTGGAAACGAAAATCGGTTTGATATGTttagaaatttgaaaaacagaaataaaTTTGTATTCGTCTTTTATTCCTGCCTTCCCTCCTACTTTTTTTTCTCGCTGTCCAAACACAAGTTCGTACATTTTCCATGAGAAAACTTATCTTTCAACATTGTCTTCCTAGCTCCTCTAAATCtctgatttaattttttgttatttcattttatatagtttttgtaGTTTTATCTGAAAATGtatgcatatttttaaatttttttattgaatcattttattttgaaataacaatTGCTTTATCTAATcccaaattttatttgttataactACCTCAACTTATGcacaaagaaaaattttatcTGTTATAACTGCCTGAGCTTATGCACAAACAACAGAAATAGGAGGTTATTATCAAATCAAAAGAGGAAATATGAGGCTATAATCAGAAACAGAAAATGACCCTTCAATGTTACGAATATCACAATCTACCCCTGAAGCGAACAGACAAGCGAGCGGTGTAATTCTCAAGACTCCCGCAAAGAACCATCGAGAATAAGAACTGAAAATGCGTTCAGTGTTGCGGGAAAACAACTACAACACATGAAATGAGAAACGAAAActaaaacgaaaacaaaaaccGACTTAGCGAATGAAAATTAAATCCTGAAATTTCCAGATTGAAAATTCAACAAGATCCTAACGAAACGCAATCCAGAGCGAAAGCATTCTCACTGCCACCACCAGTACCACGGCAAGTGGCCgacaacttcttcttcttcttcctcttcggAGTCAGCTTCTTAGCGTGGCGATCGATTATGACTGGTGCATCGGGAGCACGAACGCTGTCGGAATAGTGTGGGAAGCTCGTCGGATCGGAAGGAATCTCGTCGGAGATGATGAGTTCCTTATTCGAGGAGTAGAGAGATTCGATGGAGGTGACACAGCACTCTTGCCAGTTGAGCTCTTTGAGGTCCGCGATGGTGTCCTCAAGGCTCGTTGATGTCACGGGCGAGATACTGTTGTCTTTCAGTGTGGAGCGAGATGGATTCACCGGAACCAGTGTGTTCACGGCGTCCGATAGGACCCTCTGTCAAAATCGGAAaccaggaggaaaaaaaaaaaaaaaagaaggtaaaatcaGAGATATCCGTTGGCTTCCGAGAAAACGCAATCATTTTCTCGGCTAACAAGCAGAGGATAAGAACTTCACTAActgagagacagagagagagagagagggggaatGTATGAATTGCGGAAAAAACCTTTCCAGTTTTGTGGATTTTCTTGTATCCGTACATGCTGATGATCtgcaaaagaaaggaaaattcaagaacaggaagaaggaaaatgaaagaaaagagagaaaaaaggagAAGGAGAAAGAAGGACCTGATTGAGATGGTTGACGGTGAGATTGAAATGGCCGTTAGAGTAAAGGAAGGCGAGGTAGTCTTCGAGGGACAACTTCTTGTTTCGAGCTCTGCAGGATTTCCGTTTTCGTTTGCTGTTGTTCTCCATCTCCACCGccatttttctttgcttttccaGGTAACTTATATTctgcgtgtatatatatttatatctatatctaaATTTGCCAAGTACTTAACTAACTCTATGGCCgctcaaaatttcattttctattttttcttttaatttttgcccccttttttttttctttttttttttttccctccctatataaaaaaagaataataaatgtgatgtgttattattatattttttttcaaaattattaataaaaaaatattaatttttttattatttataattctatcataaatattaatcagaatcaaatataatattatttaaaaatataaaattttttatcttttattgtttgtattaaaaaatatatatttttattattataatattatatataacataaaatgtATCTCCATATAAATGGTTCCGGATTGAAATATATGACATAATTTCAGAATTTAGAGTCCTAAATCTTAAactctaaaattataaaaataatataattttatttattagtgaaaaaaatttgaaatatattttttttaaacatggcaaaataaaatttatagtcaaaatatttttattttattttatttttgatatattcttttattggttgtatataaaaatatatgtttttattattataatattatatatgacgtttgattaagaaaatctTGATTAggataaaaatgttaaaatatataattatgacaaaaatataatattatattcataaaataataaattaaaatgtatctctgtataatatattttgaatatttttatatataaaaatttaattacatggaaaataataaaaatatccctTATTtgtatacataaaaaattacataaataatataattttattttattagtagaaaaaaaatttagatatcaTTTTCAGAATATAATTTTACGTGGTAGAATAGGATtcatatttaaaacaaatttttgattttattttattgacaaaataagttaatacattttaattttttattaatacaaagaaattaattaattataaagaataaaaaaaagatagtcagaatataaaatataaaaaaatttataatctatatattaatatttttgttggtttgttatatttattttattatgaaataaaaaaatgttatatacattaattaataatgaaattctatatactaatacatatatatatatatggatatataataaataaaatttcaatatcaaaatatataaatttaaataataaaattaatctcattatttgatcttttttaaatatatataattataaataaattatcttataagataaaaatatgctcataggataaataataataaaaataaatataattatattatattataaaaatttaatataaaaaattaattattacaatgaataaaaaaatacatttgaattttaacttgaatttgaattctatggatggaaaatattatataaatacattgaatttagattttaattccataaatagaaaaaattagacAGTTAAACACTTTTAAGTTTGAATTCTATAATagaatagtaatatatatatatatagagagagaagttaaacttttagtttttaacatatttttacaatatagattgaaaaaaaattaagattcaaatctattaataacaataaattttttaaataaattttcaaatatgaccATGTAGGTTGATTTTATCAATCAGATTAATGTTAATAAGAAGTAGTGAACATTAAAAATTGAGTTCTAAA
Proteins encoded in this window:
- the LOC107406420 gene encoding uncharacterized protein LOC107406420, whose product is MAVEMENNSKRKRKSCRARNKKLSLEDYLAFLYSNGHFNLTVNHLNQIISMYGYKKIHKTGKRVLSDAVNTLVPVNPSRSTLKDNSISPVTSTSLEDTIADLKELNWQECCVTSIESLYSSNKELIISDEIPSDPTSFPHYSDSVRAPDAPVIIDRHAKKLTPKRKKKKKLSATCRGTGGGSENAFALDCVSLGSC